The proteins below come from a single Pleuronectes platessa chromosome 3, fPlePla1.1, whole genome shotgun sequence genomic window:
- the aftpha gene encoding aftiphilin a isoform X1, protein MEPDVIRMYSSSPPPMEDGAEEEEDEFGDFGTFSAVPNSISFTEFDTPTTFNQTQALAATSPPELINSRGVKVLSSSNASRSSTDERPTANGVPASRPGSCPSERTETKKVLSCPPDVPVNDTVGGELADCNGEGPAVLTNGFDVQGSPPSQRSVLSHVKGTSTEDTGSVLVSSPADDFADFAAFSDAEERLSETTNTDSNEPLGVSWAEGMSCHDLHCNAEQGTSSEDTIRDTNRTGPCLSGPESIAAQTEALDRDSHTDVDSQPGDVAFAQECSASDAVCTNEALSLNGVDEVDESKDAAGCNEDELSPDTPADSEAGQSDEKGSWNETETETETSFGRPLSTDALEEYADISTTGSLPSPPLQGEPSTPADHSQLAEDDEDFEDFVDFGDTDSFGGQGFADFEELDVQQEPSVPHSSAPSQEVSNTNEDNDFGDFNSPSVLSSGHERQDEGQIEDFPVSDSFGNFSSAVEDADGEEDAGWSAFGEQEHPAGEAGEAGEAWAAFSSEQSVALPEESREEEEDMEEEWHESDAAAVSEETSSREIQAAALSTRLLQLFQSSFPHSSGAALVEDEVASLRILLEPPEDKQPGDEETRSTCNRWVQGGVWTQLQDINEALGLRYQWGGSHGNKVLLCCLGIDTRNILFTGQKKQPVIVPMYAASLGMLEPTKEPVKPVSAAEMIASIAQASPAAPEKSSCPSDSVQQDALPPVQFDWSSSGLTNPLDASGGSSLLNLDFFGPVEDSGSNSSTSIPGVDPELYELTTAKMDARSSGSRMADAFARLMSTMEKTSTSTRKPRREENLSEEAAEVISALPDLSFMTAKVLMFPATLTPADHAP, encoded by the exons ATGGAGCCAGATGTCATACGCATGTACTCCTCCTCGCCGCCGCCGATGGAGGACggtgcagaggaagaggaagatgagttcGGGGACTTCGGCACCTTCTCTGCTGTCCCAAACAGCATCAGCTTCACAGAGTTTGACACCCCCACCACTTTTAACCAGACCCAAGCTCTGGCCGCCACCTCCCCCCCCGAGCTCATCAACAGCAGAGGCGTCAAAGTGCTCAGCTCCTCAAACGCCAGCCGCAGCTCCACGGATGAGCGCCCCACGGCTAACGGCGTGCCAGCGAGCCGCCCGGGCAGTTGTCCCTCAGAAAGAACTGAGACGAAGAAAGTCCTGTCCTGCCCCCCCGATGTCCCGGTGAACGACACAGTTGGTGGCGAGCTCGCTGACTGCAACGGAGAAGGCCCAGCGGTGCTGACTAACGGGTTTGACGTTCAGGGAAGCCCCCCCTCGCAGAGGTCTGTCCTCTCTCATGTGAAAGGGACGTCCACAGAGGACACAGGCAGTGTCCTGGTCAGCAGCCCAGCAGACGATTTTGCAGACTTTGCAGCTTTTTCCGATGCTGAAGAACGCCTCAGTGAGACGACTAACACCGACTCCAACGAACCCTTAGGGGTCAGCTGGGCGGAGGGGATGTCCTGCCACGACCTGCACTGTAACGCAGAGCAAGGGACAAGTTCAGAGGACACTATCAGGGACACTAACAGAACTGGACCCTGCTTGTCCGGCCCTGAATCCATAGCTGCTCAAACGGAGGCCCTGGACCGGGACTCTCACACAGACGTTGACTCTCAACCAGGGGACGTAGCCTTTGCACAGGAGTGCTCTGCCTCAGATGCTGTCTGCACTAATGAAGCTCTCTCTCTGAACGGGGTGGACGAAGTTGACGAATCCAAAGACGCCGCGGGCTGCAATGAAGACGAGCTCTCGCCTGACACACCTGCAGACAGCGAGGCGGGACAGTCGGACGAGAAGGGCTCTTGgaatgagacagagacagagaccgaGACGTCTTTCGGCCGGCCGCTGTCCACAGATGCTCTGGAAGAATACGCTGACATCAGCACCACGGGCTCGCTGCCCTCCCCGCCCCTCCAGGGGGAGCCGTCCACACCCGCTGACCACAGCCAGCTGGCAGAGGACGACGAGGACTTCGAGGACTTCGTGGACTTCGGGGACACTGACTCATTTGGCGGTCAGGGCTTTGCTGATTTTGAAGAGTTGGACGTCCAGCAGGAGCCGAGCGTGCCGCACAGCTCGGCTCCATCACAGGAAGTTTCAAACACAAATGAGGACAACGACTTTGGCGACTTCAACTCCCCCAGTGTCCTCAGCAGTGGACATGAGCGGCAGGATGAAGGACAGATTGAAGACTTCCCTGTCAGTGACAGTTTCGGTAACTTCAGCTCGGCCGTTGAGGACGCAGACGGCGAGGAGGATGCCGGGTGGAGCGCCTTCGGGGAGCAGGAGCATCCGGCGGGGGAGGCGGGGGAGGCGGGGGAGGCGTGGGCAGCGTTCAGCTCTGAGCAGAGCGTCGCTCTCCctgaggagagcagagaggaggaagaggacatggaggaggagtggCATGAGAGCGATGCTGCTGCAGTCAGCGAGGAGACGAGCAGCAGGGAGATCCAGGCG GCGGCGCTGTCCACtcgtctgctgcagctgtttcaGAGCAGCTTCCCTCACAGCAGCGGCGCCGCCCTGGTGGAGGACGAGGTGGCTTCACTGAGGATCCTGCTGGAGCCTCCGGAGGACAAACAGCCCGGAGACGAGGAGACAAGGTCCACGTGCAACAG GTGGGTGCAGGGCGGCGTGTGGACGCAGCTTCAGGACATCAACGAGGCGCTGGGCCTCAGGTACCAGTGGGGGGGCTCTCACGGGAACAAGGTCCTGCTCTGCTGCCTCGGCATCGACACCAGAAACATC CTGTTCACGGGTCagaagaagcagccggtcatCGTGCCCATGTACGCCGCCAGCCTG GGGATGCTGGAACCCACCAAAGAGCCTGTGAAGCCCGTCTCCGCAGCAGAGATGATCGCGTCCATCGCTCAGGCGTCTCCTGCGGCTCCAGAGAAAAGCTCCTGTCCGTCCGACTCAGTGCAG cagGACGCGCTGCCGCCCGTTCAGTTTGACTGGAGCAGCAGTGGCCTCACCAACCCTCTGGACG CGAGTGGAGGCTCATCTTTATTAAACCTGGATTTCTTTGGTCCTGTGGAGGATTCGGGCTCCAACAGCTCCACATCCATCccag GCGTCGACCCTGAACTTTACGAGCTGACGACGGCCAAGATGGACGCCAGGAGCTCAGGCAGCCGCATGGCCGACGCCTTCGCCCGCCTCATGTCCACCATGGAGAAGACCAGCACCTCCACCAG GAAgccgaggagagaggagaatctGAGCGAGGAGGCAGCCGAGGTCATCTCCGCCCTGCCGGACCTCTCCTTCATGACGGCCAAGGTGCTGATGTTCCCCGCCACGCTGACGCCTGCTGACCACGCCCCCTGA
- the aftpha gene encoding aftiphilin a isoform X3 — MEPDVIRMYSSSPPPMEDGAEEEEDEFGDFGTFSAVPNSISFTEFDTPTTFNQTQALAATSPPELINSRGVKVLSSSNASRSSTDERPTANGVPASRPGSCPSERTETKKVLSCPPDVPVNDTVGGELADCNGEGPAVLTNGFDVQGSPPSQRSVLSHVKGTSTEDTGSVLVSSPADDFADFAAFSDAEERLSETTNTDSNEPLGVSWAEGMSCHDLHCNAEQGTSSEDTIRDTNRTGPCLSGPESIAAQTEALDRDSHTDVDSQPGDVAFAQECSASDAVCTNEALSLNGVDEVDESKDAAGCNEDELSPDTPADSEAGQSDEKGSWNETETETETSFGRPLSTDALEEYADISTTGSLPSPPLQGEPSTPADHSQLAEDDEDFEDFVDFGDTDSFGGQGFADFEELDVQQEPSVPHSSAPSQEVSNTNEDNDFGDFNSPSVLSSGHERQDEGQIEDFPVSDSFGNFSSAVEDADGEEDAGWSAFGEQEHPAGEAGEAGEAWAAFSSEQSVALPEESREEEEDMEEEWHESDAAAVSEETSSREIQAAALSTRLLQLFQSSFPHSSGAALVEDEVASLRILLEPPEDKQPGDEETRSTCNRWVQGGVWTQLQDINEALGLRYQWGGSHGNKVLLCCLGIDTRNILFTGQKKQPVIVPMYAASLGMLEPTKEPVKPVSAAEMIASIAQASPAAPEKSSCPSDSVQQDALPPVQFDWSSSGLTNPLDGVDPELYELTTAKMDARSSGSRMADAFARLMSTMEKTSTSTRKPRREENLSEEAAEVISALPDLSFMTAKVLMFPATLTPADHAP, encoded by the exons ATGGAGCCAGATGTCATACGCATGTACTCCTCCTCGCCGCCGCCGATGGAGGACggtgcagaggaagaggaagatgagttcGGGGACTTCGGCACCTTCTCTGCTGTCCCAAACAGCATCAGCTTCACAGAGTTTGACACCCCCACCACTTTTAACCAGACCCAAGCTCTGGCCGCCACCTCCCCCCCCGAGCTCATCAACAGCAGAGGCGTCAAAGTGCTCAGCTCCTCAAACGCCAGCCGCAGCTCCACGGATGAGCGCCCCACGGCTAACGGCGTGCCAGCGAGCCGCCCGGGCAGTTGTCCCTCAGAAAGAACTGAGACGAAGAAAGTCCTGTCCTGCCCCCCCGATGTCCCGGTGAACGACACAGTTGGTGGCGAGCTCGCTGACTGCAACGGAGAAGGCCCAGCGGTGCTGACTAACGGGTTTGACGTTCAGGGAAGCCCCCCCTCGCAGAGGTCTGTCCTCTCTCATGTGAAAGGGACGTCCACAGAGGACACAGGCAGTGTCCTGGTCAGCAGCCCAGCAGACGATTTTGCAGACTTTGCAGCTTTTTCCGATGCTGAAGAACGCCTCAGTGAGACGACTAACACCGACTCCAACGAACCCTTAGGGGTCAGCTGGGCGGAGGGGATGTCCTGCCACGACCTGCACTGTAACGCAGAGCAAGGGACAAGTTCAGAGGACACTATCAGGGACACTAACAGAACTGGACCCTGCTTGTCCGGCCCTGAATCCATAGCTGCTCAAACGGAGGCCCTGGACCGGGACTCTCACACAGACGTTGACTCTCAACCAGGGGACGTAGCCTTTGCACAGGAGTGCTCTGCCTCAGATGCTGTCTGCACTAATGAAGCTCTCTCTCTGAACGGGGTGGACGAAGTTGACGAATCCAAAGACGCCGCGGGCTGCAATGAAGACGAGCTCTCGCCTGACACACCTGCAGACAGCGAGGCGGGACAGTCGGACGAGAAGGGCTCTTGgaatgagacagagacagagaccgaGACGTCTTTCGGCCGGCCGCTGTCCACAGATGCTCTGGAAGAATACGCTGACATCAGCACCACGGGCTCGCTGCCCTCCCCGCCCCTCCAGGGGGAGCCGTCCACACCCGCTGACCACAGCCAGCTGGCAGAGGACGACGAGGACTTCGAGGACTTCGTGGACTTCGGGGACACTGACTCATTTGGCGGTCAGGGCTTTGCTGATTTTGAAGAGTTGGACGTCCAGCAGGAGCCGAGCGTGCCGCACAGCTCGGCTCCATCACAGGAAGTTTCAAACACAAATGAGGACAACGACTTTGGCGACTTCAACTCCCCCAGTGTCCTCAGCAGTGGACATGAGCGGCAGGATGAAGGACAGATTGAAGACTTCCCTGTCAGTGACAGTTTCGGTAACTTCAGCTCGGCCGTTGAGGACGCAGACGGCGAGGAGGATGCCGGGTGGAGCGCCTTCGGGGAGCAGGAGCATCCGGCGGGGGAGGCGGGGGAGGCGGGGGAGGCGTGGGCAGCGTTCAGCTCTGAGCAGAGCGTCGCTCTCCctgaggagagcagagaggaggaagaggacatggaggaggagtggCATGAGAGCGATGCTGCTGCAGTCAGCGAGGAGACGAGCAGCAGGGAGATCCAGGCG GCGGCGCTGTCCACtcgtctgctgcagctgtttcaGAGCAGCTTCCCTCACAGCAGCGGCGCCGCCCTGGTGGAGGACGAGGTGGCTTCACTGAGGATCCTGCTGGAGCCTCCGGAGGACAAACAGCCCGGAGACGAGGAGACAAGGTCCACGTGCAACAG GTGGGTGCAGGGCGGCGTGTGGACGCAGCTTCAGGACATCAACGAGGCGCTGGGCCTCAGGTACCAGTGGGGGGGCTCTCACGGGAACAAGGTCCTGCTCTGCTGCCTCGGCATCGACACCAGAAACATC CTGTTCACGGGTCagaagaagcagccggtcatCGTGCCCATGTACGCCGCCAGCCTG GGGATGCTGGAACCCACCAAAGAGCCTGTGAAGCCCGTCTCCGCAGCAGAGATGATCGCGTCCATCGCTCAGGCGTCTCCTGCGGCTCCAGAGAAAAGCTCCTGTCCGTCCGACTCAGTGCAG cagGACGCGCTGCCGCCCGTTCAGTTTGACTGGAGCAGCAGTGGCCTCACCAACCCTCTGGACG GCGTCGACCCTGAACTTTACGAGCTGACGACGGCCAAGATGGACGCCAGGAGCTCAGGCAGCCGCATGGCCGACGCCTTCGCCCGCCTCATGTCCACCATGGAGAAGACCAGCACCTCCACCAG GAAgccgaggagagaggagaatctGAGCGAGGAGGCAGCCGAGGTCATCTCCGCCCTGCCGGACCTCTCCTTCATGACGGCCAAGGTGCTGATGTTCCCCGCCACGCTGACGCCTGCTGACCACGCCCCCTGA
- the aftpha gene encoding aftiphilin a isoform X4, with the protein MEPDVIRMYSSSPPPMEDGAEEEEDEFGDFGTFSAVPNSISFTEFDTPTTFNQTQALAATSPPELINSRGVKVLSSSNASRSSTDERPTANGVPASRPGSCPSERTETKKVLSCPPDVPVNDTVGGELADCNGEGPAVLTNGFDVQGSPPSQRSVLSHVKGTSTEDTGSVLVSSPADDFADFAAFSDAEERLSETTNTDSNEPLGVSWAEGMSCHDLHCNAEQGTSSEDTIRDTNRTGPCLSGPESIAAQTEALDRDSHTDVDSQPGDVAFAQECSASDAVCTNEALSLNGVDEVDESKDAAGCNEDELSPDTPADSEAGQSDEKGSWNETETETETSFGRPLSTDALEEYADISTTGSLPSPPLQGEPSTPADHSQLAEDDEDFEDFVDFGDTDSFGGQGFADFEELDVQQEPSVPHSSAPSQEVSNTNEDNDFGDFNSPSVLSSGHERQDEGQIEDFPVSDSFGNFSSAVEDADGEEDAGWSAFGEQEHPAGEAGEAGEAWAAFSSEQSVALPEESREEEEDMEEEWHESDAAAVSEETSSREIQAAALSTRLLQLFQSSFPHSSGAALVEDEVASLRILLEPPEDKQPGDEETRSTCNRWVQGGVWTQLQDINEALGLRYQWGGSHGNKVLLCCLGIDTRNILFTGQKKQPVIVPMYAASLGMLEPTKEPVKPVSAAEMIASIAQASPAAPEKSSCPSDSVQDALPPVQFDWSSSGLTNPLDGVDPELYELTTAKMDARSSGSRMADAFARLMSTMEKTSTSTRKPRREENLSEEAAEVISALPDLSFMTAKVLMFPATLTPADHAP; encoded by the exons ATGGAGCCAGATGTCATACGCATGTACTCCTCCTCGCCGCCGCCGATGGAGGACggtgcagaggaagaggaagatgagttcGGGGACTTCGGCACCTTCTCTGCTGTCCCAAACAGCATCAGCTTCACAGAGTTTGACACCCCCACCACTTTTAACCAGACCCAAGCTCTGGCCGCCACCTCCCCCCCCGAGCTCATCAACAGCAGAGGCGTCAAAGTGCTCAGCTCCTCAAACGCCAGCCGCAGCTCCACGGATGAGCGCCCCACGGCTAACGGCGTGCCAGCGAGCCGCCCGGGCAGTTGTCCCTCAGAAAGAACTGAGACGAAGAAAGTCCTGTCCTGCCCCCCCGATGTCCCGGTGAACGACACAGTTGGTGGCGAGCTCGCTGACTGCAACGGAGAAGGCCCAGCGGTGCTGACTAACGGGTTTGACGTTCAGGGAAGCCCCCCCTCGCAGAGGTCTGTCCTCTCTCATGTGAAAGGGACGTCCACAGAGGACACAGGCAGTGTCCTGGTCAGCAGCCCAGCAGACGATTTTGCAGACTTTGCAGCTTTTTCCGATGCTGAAGAACGCCTCAGTGAGACGACTAACACCGACTCCAACGAACCCTTAGGGGTCAGCTGGGCGGAGGGGATGTCCTGCCACGACCTGCACTGTAACGCAGAGCAAGGGACAAGTTCAGAGGACACTATCAGGGACACTAACAGAACTGGACCCTGCTTGTCCGGCCCTGAATCCATAGCTGCTCAAACGGAGGCCCTGGACCGGGACTCTCACACAGACGTTGACTCTCAACCAGGGGACGTAGCCTTTGCACAGGAGTGCTCTGCCTCAGATGCTGTCTGCACTAATGAAGCTCTCTCTCTGAACGGGGTGGACGAAGTTGACGAATCCAAAGACGCCGCGGGCTGCAATGAAGACGAGCTCTCGCCTGACACACCTGCAGACAGCGAGGCGGGACAGTCGGACGAGAAGGGCTCTTGgaatgagacagagacagagaccgaGACGTCTTTCGGCCGGCCGCTGTCCACAGATGCTCTGGAAGAATACGCTGACATCAGCACCACGGGCTCGCTGCCCTCCCCGCCCCTCCAGGGGGAGCCGTCCACACCCGCTGACCACAGCCAGCTGGCAGAGGACGACGAGGACTTCGAGGACTTCGTGGACTTCGGGGACACTGACTCATTTGGCGGTCAGGGCTTTGCTGATTTTGAAGAGTTGGACGTCCAGCAGGAGCCGAGCGTGCCGCACAGCTCGGCTCCATCACAGGAAGTTTCAAACACAAATGAGGACAACGACTTTGGCGACTTCAACTCCCCCAGTGTCCTCAGCAGTGGACATGAGCGGCAGGATGAAGGACAGATTGAAGACTTCCCTGTCAGTGACAGTTTCGGTAACTTCAGCTCGGCCGTTGAGGACGCAGACGGCGAGGAGGATGCCGGGTGGAGCGCCTTCGGGGAGCAGGAGCATCCGGCGGGGGAGGCGGGGGAGGCGGGGGAGGCGTGGGCAGCGTTCAGCTCTGAGCAGAGCGTCGCTCTCCctgaggagagcagagaggaggaagaggacatggaggaggagtggCATGAGAGCGATGCTGCTGCAGTCAGCGAGGAGACGAGCAGCAGGGAGATCCAGGCG GCGGCGCTGTCCACtcgtctgctgcagctgtttcaGAGCAGCTTCCCTCACAGCAGCGGCGCCGCCCTGGTGGAGGACGAGGTGGCTTCACTGAGGATCCTGCTGGAGCCTCCGGAGGACAAACAGCCCGGAGACGAGGAGACAAGGTCCACGTGCAACAG GTGGGTGCAGGGCGGCGTGTGGACGCAGCTTCAGGACATCAACGAGGCGCTGGGCCTCAGGTACCAGTGGGGGGGCTCTCACGGGAACAAGGTCCTGCTCTGCTGCCTCGGCATCGACACCAGAAACATC CTGTTCACGGGTCagaagaagcagccggtcatCGTGCCCATGTACGCCGCCAGCCTG GGGATGCTGGAACCCACCAAAGAGCCTGTGAAGCCCGTCTCCGCAGCAGAGATGATCGCGTCCATCGCTCAGGCGTCTCCTGCGGCTCCAGAGAAAAGCTCCTGTCCGTCCGACTCAGTGCAG GACGCGCTGCCGCCCGTTCAGTTTGACTGGAGCAGCAGTGGCCTCACCAACCCTCTGGACG GCGTCGACCCTGAACTTTACGAGCTGACGACGGCCAAGATGGACGCCAGGAGCTCAGGCAGCCGCATGGCCGACGCCTTCGCCCGCCTCATGTCCACCATGGAGAAGACCAGCACCTCCACCAG GAAgccgaggagagaggagaatctGAGCGAGGAGGCAGCCGAGGTCATCTCCGCCCTGCCGGACCTCTCCTTCATGACGGCCAAGGTGCTGATGTTCCCCGCCACGCTGACGCCTGCTGACCACGCCCCCTGA
- the aftpha gene encoding aftiphilin a isoform X2, whose amino-acid sequence MEPDVIRMYSSSPPPMEDGAEEEEDEFGDFGTFSAVPNSISFTEFDTPTTFNQTQALAATSPPELINSRGVKVLSSSNASRSSTDERPTANGVPASRPGSCPSERTETKKVLSCPPDVPVNDTVGGELADCNGEGPAVLTNGFDVQGSPPSQRSVLSHVKGTSTEDTGSVLVSSPADDFADFAAFSDAEERLSETTNTDSNEPLGVSWAEGMSCHDLHCNAEQGTSSEDTIRDTNRTGPCLSGPESIAAQTEALDRDSHTDVDSQPGDVAFAQECSASDAVCTNEALSLNGVDEVDESKDAAGCNEDELSPDTPADSEAGQSDEKGSWNETETETETSFGRPLSTDALEEYADISTTGSLPSPPLQGEPSTPADHSQLAEDDEDFEDFVDFGDTDSFGGQGFADFEELDVQQEPSVPHSSAPSQEVSNTNEDNDFGDFNSPSVLSSGHERQDEGQIEDFPVSDSFGNFSSAVEDADGEEDAGWSAFGEQEHPAGEAGEAGEAWAAFSSEQSVALPEESREEEEDMEEEWHESDAAAVSEETSSREIQAAALSTRLLQLFQSSFPHSSGAALVEDEVASLRILLEPPEDKQPGDEETRSTCNRWVQGGVWTQLQDINEALGLRYQWGGSHGNKVLLCCLGIDTRNILFTGQKKQPVIVPMYAASLGMLEPTKEPVKPVSAAEMIASIAQASPAAPEKSSCPSDSVQDALPPVQFDWSSSGLTNPLDASGGSSLLNLDFFGPVEDSGSNSSTSIPGVDPELYELTTAKMDARSSGSRMADAFARLMSTMEKTSTSTRKPRREENLSEEAAEVISALPDLSFMTAKVLMFPATLTPADHAP is encoded by the exons ATGGAGCCAGATGTCATACGCATGTACTCCTCCTCGCCGCCGCCGATGGAGGACggtgcagaggaagaggaagatgagttcGGGGACTTCGGCACCTTCTCTGCTGTCCCAAACAGCATCAGCTTCACAGAGTTTGACACCCCCACCACTTTTAACCAGACCCAAGCTCTGGCCGCCACCTCCCCCCCCGAGCTCATCAACAGCAGAGGCGTCAAAGTGCTCAGCTCCTCAAACGCCAGCCGCAGCTCCACGGATGAGCGCCCCACGGCTAACGGCGTGCCAGCGAGCCGCCCGGGCAGTTGTCCCTCAGAAAGAACTGAGACGAAGAAAGTCCTGTCCTGCCCCCCCGATGTCCCGGTGAACGACACAGTTGGTGGCGAGCTCGCTGACTGCAACGGAGAAGGCCCAGCGGTGCTGACTAACGGGTTTGACGTTCAGGGAAGCCCCCCCTCGCAGAGGTCTGTCCTCTCTCATGTGAAAGGGACGTCCACAGAGGACACAGGCAGTGTCCTGGTCAGCAGCCCAGCAGACGATTTTGCAGACTTTGCAGCTTTTTCCGATGCTGAAGAACGCCTCAGTGAGACGACTAACACCGACTCCAACGAACCCTTAGGGGTCAGCTGGGCGGAGGGGATGTCCTGCCACGACCTGCACTGTAACGCAGAGCAAGGGACAAGTTCAGAGGACACTATCAGGGACACTAACAGAACTGGACCCTGCTTGTCCGGCCCTGAATCCATAGCTGCTCAAACGGAGGCCCTGGACCGGGACTCTCACACAGACGTTGACTCTCAACCAGGGGACGTAGCCTTTGCACAGGAGTGCTCTGCCTCAGATGCTGTCTGCACTAATGAAGCTCTCTCTCTGAACGGGGTGGACGAAGTTGACGAATCCAAAGACGCCGCGGGCTGCAATGAAGACGAGCTCTCGCCTGACACACCTGCAGACAGCGAGGCGGGACAGTCGGACGAGAAGGGCTCTTGgaatgagacagagacagagaccgaGACGTCTTTCGGCCGGCCGCTGTCCACAGATGCTCTGGAAGAATACGCTGACATCAGCACCACGGGCTCGCTGCCCTCCCCGCCCCTCCAGGGGGAGCCGTCCACACCCGCTGACCACAGCCAGCTGGCAGAGGACGACGAGGACTTCGAGGACTTCGTGGACTTCGGGGACACTGACTCATTTGGCGGTCAGGGCTTTGCTGATTTTGAAGAGTTGGACGTCCAGCAGGAGCCGAGCGTGCCGCACAGCTCGGCTCCATCACAGGAAGTTTCAAACACAAATGAGGACAACGACTTTGGCGACTTCAACTCCCCCAGTGTCCTCAGCAGTGGACATGAGCGGCAGGATGAAGGACAGATTGAAGACTTCCCTGTCAGTGACAGTTTCGGTAACTTCAGCTCGGCCGTTGAGGACGCAGACGGCGAGGAGGATGCCGGGTGGAGCGCCTTCGGGGAGCAGGAGCATCCGGCGGGGGAGGCGGGGGAGGCGGGGGAGGCGTGGGCAGCGTTCAGCTCTGAGCAGAGCGTCGCTCTCCctgaggagagcagagaggaggaagaggacatggaggaggagtggCATGAGAGCGATGCTGCTGCAGTCAGCGAGGAGACGAGCAGCAGGGAGATCCAGGCG GCGGCGCTGTCCACtcgtctgctgcagctgtttcaGAGCAGCTTCCCTCACAGCAGCGGCGCCGCCCTGGTGGAGGACGAGGTGGCTTCACTGAGGATCCTGCTGGAGCCTCCGGAGGACAAACAGCCCGGAGACGAGGAGACAAGGTCCACGTGCAACAG GTGGGTGCAGGGCGGCGTGTGGACGCAGCTTCAGGACATCAACGAGGCGCTGGGCCTCAGGTACCAGTGGGGGGGCTCTCACGGGAACAAGGTCCTGCTCTGCTGCCTCGGCATCGACACCAGAAACATC CTGTTCACGGGTCagaagaagcagccggtcatCGTGCCCATGTACGCCGCCAGCCTG GGGATGCTGGAACCCACCAAAGAGCCTGTGAAGCCCGTCTCCGCAGCAGAGATGATCGCGTCCATCGCTCAGGCGTCTCCTGCGGCTCCAGAGAAAAGCTCCTGTCCGTCCGACTCAGTGCAG GACGCGCTGCCGCCCGTTCAGTTTGACTGGAGCAGCAGTGGCCTCACCAACCCTCTGGACG CGAGTGGAGGCTCATCTTTATTAAACCTGGATTTCTTTGGTCCTGTGGAGGATTCGGGCTCCAACAGCTCCACATCCATCccag GCGTCGACCCTGAACTTTACGAGCTGACGACGGCCAAGATGGACGCCAGGAGCTCAGGCAGCCGCATGGCCGACGCCTTCGCCCGCCTCATGTCCACCATGGAGAAGACCAGCACCTCCACCAG GAAgccgaggagagaggagaatctGAGCGAGGAGGCAGCCGAGGTCATCTCCGCCCTGCCGGACCTCTCCTTCATGACGGCCAAGGTGCTGATGTTCCCCGCCACGCTGACGCCTGCTGACCACGCCCCCTGA